A stretch of DNA from Hydrogenophaga sp. SL48:
CGAATCACTGGAGTTACATTCTGAATTGCCATCAGAGTTGCAAACTTGGGCGGACAGCTGAATTTGGTATTAGAATTTGGCCCGAGCCTCGACAGGGCGCTCAATCGTTGGAAGTCAACCGAACCTATAAAGGACAACTAATGGCAACATATACCGAACTGATGGCGCAGGCGCAAGCGTTGATGACGCAGGCCGAACAGGCGCGCAAGGATGAATTGTCGACCGCCATCGCCGACATCAAGGCGAAAATGAAGCAATACGGCATCACCGTGGCCGACTTGGGCGGTGCGGCGGGCACCAAGAAGCCTGCCAAGACCAAATCCAAGGCGGCCGCGAAGTACAAGGGCCCGAATGGCGAACTCTGGGCCGGTGGCCCTGGTCGCAAGCCCGAGTGGGTGCGTGCGGCGCTGGCGGCGGGCAAGGACATCGAGAGCTTCCGCATCTGAGTCCCGCCAACGACCGGAAAAAGGCACCTGCGGGTGCCTTTTTTGTTGGGCGCGCCACCGATAATCTGAACACCTTTTCACATCACAACCCATGCGCCCGCGCCAATTCGACCTCATTGCCTTCGACTGGGACGGCACCCTGTTTGACTCCACCGCCATCATCGTGCGCTGCATTCAGGCGGCGGTTCGGGATGTCGGCGGGACCGTGCCCACCAATGAGGCGGCGAGTTACGTGATCGGGCTTGGGTTGATGCAGGCGCTGGCGCACGCCGCACCCGATGTGCCCGCTGATCAATATCCGGTGTTGGGCGAGCGCTATCGGCATCACTATCTGGCCCACCAGAACGACATCAGCCTGTTTGATGGCGTGCTGCCGATGTTGTCGGGACTCAAGTCGCGCCATCACTGGCTGGCCGTGGCGACAGGCAAGAGCCGTCGCGGGTTGGACGAGGCTCTCCACGCCGTGGAGTTGCAGGGGTTGTTCGACGGTTCTCGCACCGCTGACGAGACCGCTGGCAAGCCCAGCCCGTTGATGCTGCAAGAGTTGATGCGCGAGTTCGGCGTGGACCCCCGGCGCACCTTGATGATTGGGGACACCACCCACGACCTGCAGATGGCGCTCAACGCGGGGTGTGTGAGTGTCGGTGTCAGCTATGGCGCGCACGAGCCAGGGGGCTTCGCAGCGCTCGCGCCACGCTTCGTTGCGCATTCGGTTCGCGAACTGCACGAATGGCTGGACCAACACGCTTGACGCCGCACCATGAATCCAACCGAGGGTGATGCCCTGCAGGCCTTGTGCAATGGCCGTGACCTCGTCAGCGGGGGTGTCGCGGTGCCGTTTGATGTGATGTACGCCGGGCAAAGT
This window harbors:
- a CDS encoding H-NS histone family protein — translated: MATYTELMAQAQALMTQAEQARKDELSTAIADIKAKMKQYGITVADLGGAAGTKKPAKTKSKAAAKYKGPNGELWAGGPGRKPEWVRAALAAGKDIESFRI
- a CDS encoding HAD family hydrolase is translated as MRPRQFDLIAFDWDGTLFDSTAIIVRCIQAAVRDVGGTVPTNEAASYVIGLGLMQALAHAAPDVPADQYPVLGERYRHHYLAHQNDISLFDGVLPMLSGLKSRHHWLAVATGKSRRGLDEALHAVELQGLFDGSRTADETAGKPSPLMLQELMREFGVDPRRTLMIGDTTHDLQMALNAGCVSVGVSYGAHEPGGFAALAPRFVAHSVRELHEWLDQHA